A single region of the Nicotiana sylvestris chromosome 6, ASM39365v2, whole genome shotgun sequence genome encodes:
- the LOC104230292 gene encoding uncharacterized protein: MESSHLRLKSYTLFLLLLVFITSFCCTIAAATVGSTVGGRQQQEEEEAQKLQEQLHMEAKSQKTPIIETVKRMFSFPTTLPQTSTSYWSKFNSLIKQGKAYFSPPTLDFRDSQEAQGKEEEGAGEKVKEAVIKSLDKSKEAMEDSAKSAAKLAGDAVQKTKNKVKRTFSFGDKETGHQAEEL, from the exons ATGGAGAGCAGCCATCTTCGTCTTAAGAGCTACACCTTGTTCCTTCTCTTACTGGTGTTTATCACATCCTTCTGCTGCACAATTGCAGCAGCAACTGTTGGCAGTACCGTCGGAGGAAGACAAcagcaagaagaagaagaagcgcaAAAGCTTCAAGAACAACTCCACATGGAGGCCAAGTCCCAGAAAACTCCCATTATAGAGACTGTCAAGAGAATGTTTTCTTTCCCCACTACTCTTCCTCAAACTTCAACCAGTTATTGGAGCAAATTCAATTCACTCATCAAACAAGGGAAGGCCTACTTCTCCCCTCCAACTCTTGA TTTCCGAGATAGCCAAGAAGCACAAGGCAAGGAGGAAGAAGGAGCAGGTGAAAAGGTGAAAGAAGCAGTGATAAAGAGCCTTGACAAGAGTAAAGAGGCAATGGAAGATTCAGCCAAATCAGCTGCAAAATTAGCTGGGGACGCCGTGCAGAAAACAAAGAACAAGGTAAAAAGAACATTCTCCTTTGGAGATAAAGAGACTGGACATCAAGCAGAGGAGCTCTGA